The genomic stretch ttcacttttttcggttttagattttcattttacatccctatgtagccgaacttcctgagagaagtattccacTTCAAAAACATGTGTGACGGGTGGctgttttttttccaattttgagaTGCAAAACAAataacgcaatctactttcccaCCTACATGCTCCTTACATTTGATATAGGCTtgagacacacacacaaaagCACTACAGTGAGCTTTGTTGTGTGGTTATTGGGCGTCATGTCCTCGTGTGAGGTAGCTCATAACGCtttattatctctctggagatatttcagattccatATCGATGTTTATTGTGAGCTACTTAGATAGTGAGAGCTTATGTTTGCGCAGTGAAGGATATTCTCCCTGACGTTAGTAATTCTCCGTGGAGAAACGACAACCCTGTTTCCAAAGATATTGTCATCAAGTGTACATGAATTATTCTTTGTGGCTTTAATTTCACTATAATTTCTAAAACCACTTCACAAATAATATTATATTAATCAACGCCAGTGGGTGAAAGTGTGTGTATAGAAAATCTAAAAGCTTGTTTTAACACAGTGCATCAATTTCTAACAGTGGTAAATCATTCTATCTGTTGTAATATAGTACTTGTAGACTCTTCTAGAATCTCTCCTTGAGAATCAAATAGTAAGAATAAGTAGCTTGCAACATTGAGCCAAAACTCTGCAGATCAATGTAGTGAAATTTTGCAGCCGTTATTCCTGCCGGTTGTTGCGCTCTTTGGATCATGAATCTTACCGCCCGTTGCATGGCGACCGGTTCTCTGTACCACGGGTATGCGTACATTGCATCAGCAACCATAGCGGCCTGAAACGTTAGCGAGTAAATTGTTTAAGCTGAAATGTAGGAACAAAACTGGAAATGGTCTGGCGCACCTGTTCTTGCAAATTGGTACCATTTATACTATAAACCGTCATTTCTCCCAGCAGTGCTACGAAAAGACTGAGCAAAGGGGCACCGTTTGCACCGTTGAAATTCTACGAAACATGGCCATaatcatcagaaaaaaaaagatagaaaTAAGTTTCTCTTACCTTtgaaatataaaacaacataaggcACCACATCATCAAACAGCTTAACGTTATGTTTAGTAACGAAAAACTAAGAGTGTGTTCCATGTGACGCAGGTATTCTAACGATAGATTATGGAGATCGATGATTTCCCGAAGTTCACAATCCCGTTGGTTAGAGTCTGCGATTTGCTCCATGAGTTTAATTCTTTTCGATACCAATTCGAACAGCTTCGCTCCATAGTGAATAATGATCTGAGCTGTAACTCCTTTTAGCATCACAACAAATCCGCCGCAATAACTTATAACTGTGCCAAAACTCGAGAAAATAATCCATGATCGCAGGTCCCGCCTGATGTCAAGTCCATAAAACCTTGAAGTGTAACTATTAAAATgttgttcatatttttttaacattaaaaACATACTGTGTTGCTGTGTGCAAAAAGAACTCATCCATCTCTCCGTTAGTATTAAAGATCAAACCCACAACTGTGGTCACAATAGGAACATTTGCAAATAAAACCGTTAAAACGCTTATGTAAATAACGTAAAATTTTGCCACCATGTGCATCAACCGGTTCAAGGATGCGATTTGGTTCCGAAGTTCATCAGCCAATCGCGATTGAAAAAACATTCCAAAATCTCCACAAGCTTCTGAAAAGAGTCCTGCCGGTAGGTGAAATGATAATCCACGCGCTGTTCTCACACAAAAAGATTAATTCCGCTAGTAGGGAACTAGATATTCATTGACTGGATTTATTCAAATCTGCTGACGTGGCAAATCCACCTTGGGAGGTGGGGGTAAATAAATCAGTGCAAATCTGCGCTGTGGCCCCCTGTGCATAGCATTACATTGTTGTAGCATTCTGATGCTTGATGTACGTCAACCTTCAACCATATGGTGGACTTCAACGTTCTCTTCATTCTCAAACCGAACTGCAAATAATTGATTCGAAATCACAATTAAAGTTTAGACATGAGAGTTACACCAATCCATGGCACCTGTCGAATACGGGTTCAGAGGAATATCTAGCTGTTAAAAATATCTATGAAGCAGAAAGTTATTGTAATGCTGCACTGATTCATGGAAAGCTGATTGTCTAGCTTTCTAATTATTTCGATTATTAAATTGATGTTTTAGTTTGGGAAGCTCAAAGTTTAGCACAGTTTTAGTGACGTATCGAATTAATAACACTCCTAAAACCATATTCTAGGCAACATTCATAAACTACTATGAAGCCATGGAACTCTATGTCACATATTAATGGCCTgtatattcatggccattcgaagagcatcagatGACCATtaaactacaaaacactgattgataaatacatgctagttttaagatagacttaatttcagctcgtagtcggcagcgaggataaaaaatttactttaagattttaagtcatcagatataattggcgccgttaaacattaaattgtatttgtgccgtgtcaaataaatgatgtgagaaaaaaaaatggcccGTACTAGGAGAAGTACATTTTGTCATTGCTCGACAGCGATTCCGTTTATCAATTTGATTACCCAAATGCAGTTTCTTTACTTAACTAACATGGGCTTTAAACAAATATAACCTAAATCTTTATCAACAACATTATGTAAATAGTGGGTCGGTCTCAACGGGAATCGCTCTCCCATGTACGTATGTATAGTTTAATAATGCAGTATTAATTGTACTTTGCTAGTGGCCTGCAATTTACTTTACTCAGTGGAAACATAAACCTAGTAGCTAATTGCCTTCTCTCCTGGTCCTGTATTCTGTTTATCTTTGAAACGCCAAAAACTGCTTATGATCAAGATGAAAATTTCGCCTGCAAAAGTTAAGCTAGTTTCCATATTGTGGGTCCGTTCTTACAAAGTAGAAATGCAGTTTTTGACGTTGCATCCTACCAGTGTCCAGCAGGTGTCCGAAATTAAATTGATTCTCACGGGAATGCGGTGACCATTCTGTCTGCCTAGGTTAAAAATACAATGGTGTGGTGCCACGAGGCAACTTTACGGAATTTGAATAACCTCACTTGTTATCTGTACGGGGGTGTTCTAGGATTAAAATTGAAGCATTTTTCTGTGTTTGTCACAAGCAGAAGCGCTGTTAACCCTGAACTATCTTACCATTACCAAACTGTCTGCTGGTTGGAAAGTCAAACTGCGAAAACTGCACAACACTTTAACAGCAGTGAACTTCATAAATTTCTGTCTTTTAGGATTTGGATTTGAAGCTCAACAAACAACAACACTTTAACGTGGAATCAGCACGTGCAGGGTTACTTTCAGCTTATCATAATTCATAACTGATTTGAATATTTCATTGTGTACTCGAAAATTCTTATCGTTTATAAcgagaaaataaatatataatgaAGGGTACTATAAAATGCGTATACCGCATAATGTTTGCACTCAGTCGATACAATGTTAGGAAAGACGATGTCATTCTCCGAGGATCGCGCCTCCTCGGTGGGTTCGCGGTCTTTGAAGGCTATCGGACTCTGCCAAACTGGCGGTCGAAAGTGGTATGGATTGATGGTGATCTGCCTCGTTTTCATTTTGCTTCCGCCAAAGTTGCTTCTAGGCTCCGGCGATGACCACTTCGATTCCTTCGTGCGAAATATATGGGAGATTATATTTATCTGCGAAAATTGCGCTTGGTTAGTCATTTTCTCCTACCGGCAGGAGTCTTTTCGGCTACTGGTTGGtgtgcttgacaattttttgcatCAAGAATGGTCTGGTGAAGTGAGAGAAAGGATTCAGTTTTTCAATCGAGCAATGAATAAATCAGCAAGGTTTTACGCTGTTTTTGTTAGTGCGGTTacgatattttttataattcttcCTGTTGCGTCCAGCATGGTAAGGtttttcaacaaaacggcaGCTTTGTTTCTGCCTACAGAAACAAAGTAGTGTGCTCCCGGTGAAGGCCATAGCGTGaaatattttcaatcatttcgTTTTATTTCTAGTTTCTTCGGGTTAAACATTCGTCGagatttgggatcatatttctTTAACGCGGCCTTAAGCATACTAGTGGCCATCTGTTGTGGGTACATTACGTTGTTGAAAGGAGTTGTAGATCAGGTCATCATTCAGTACGGATCCAGAGTGTTCGAGATGGTATCTGAACGCATCGGATCCTTGGAGCAAATTAGGGACTCGGACCAACGGTATTGTGAATTTCGAACCGTTATAGAGTTGCATAACCTAGCGTTGGAATATTTGCAACACTTGGAATCTACTGTAAACGCTTCGTTGCTCGCCACAACCGTTAGTTGTATGCTGATGTGGGGATTGATGATGTTTTATCTTTCTAATGTGAGGCTTTTTTACCCAATTATTACTTAATTAGTTAATTGATCGCAACTTTTTCGTAGAACTTTGGTGGTCCCAATGGCGTTAGTATTCTCTCATCGTTCATCGTATTGTTGGAAGAAATGATTTTGTATAGCATTAATGGTACTCTACTACAGCATAAGGTAACTCCAACCTTGTTTGTACACTTATAAATTgtaaaccagttttattgaatttaaggcCACCGAAGTAGCCAACGCAATGTATGCATATCCTTGGCATCAAGAGACGGTCAGGATGCAGCAGGCTGCAAAATAAATTATCCAACGGGCACAACGACCAACTGGAATAACGGCCGGCAGATTCCTCTACATCAATCTGAGGCGGTTGGGTTCAATGGTCCAAGCTAGTTACTCGTACTATTTGCTGCTGAAGGATAGATTCTAGAATTGTATTTTCTTTGTGTCAATTTTTGGAAAAGGAAATTGTTACTAGGAATGACAAAAGACTCTCAAAGAACTAAGTTTAAATTatgcaaataatatgaaaaatatcacaaaagaAATAGGTGttgaatgaaaacaaaaatgcgaatttcagaAGTGCAAAATCAAAAGTCAAAGAGACAAATGAATAGTCAAAAGGTTTATAAGCTGAACTGTCAAgaagtcaaaaacaaacaataggAAAATGGCAAAATAGAAGGTTCTTAGCGGAGGAGTATATATTGCATTGTGAactagagcgagtaaaacaacaacaccaACAAATCAGTTATAGAGTCAATTAGTTTATATACTTTAGCATCGGCTGTGCTGCGGAAGAAGACCTTGTTTCAGCTCTGATTAATCGAAATATGTGTTCAacaaagctctacatttttcaattccaaaatagttagcatcacaaaatcacaattttccgcattttggtgAACGCCTAGCTTATTTTTCGattcgattgctgtaagaattaAGAAAAtctgttggaaactgactgagacTCGTAGgtgtacatattttttcaaatttgtaccactatatatgttgccgtaaaaaattaaaacacaaagagattaaaaaattaaaacacaaaGAGATTCTAAGAAATCGATCATCTCAGATGTTTTTCAAACTAATTATTTTCAGATAGACCATTTGATAGCTTGAATTTTTTCTAAACAAATCAAAGTAGGCGCTCTTAGGGATTTTTttccctaatatttttttttgttttctctctgGAAGTACGGTAATGACAAAAGTTATAGAGGAGGTGTCAGGATATAATTtctgggatttttttttgaattttcctacactgaaaaaaaatcattttaaaaatgaaaagtgATTAAAAAacaatcatgatttttttttcaaaattagtttttttagatagacaattaagTTGTCTAAAACTCTTCAGAAAAACCAAAGTGGGTACACTTGAGAGTGGTTttatatatctttttttttcttgagcaTGCTCAATTTGATTCATTCAAAAGTGTTTTATGAGTTGAATTTGGAGTCGTGCAGTCGCTCATTTCGTAGTCGCTCCTTCGTGATGGATCTCAGCTAGTAAAGTTGCACATGGAACTACATATAGATGGCTATTCGGGAAAAATTCACCATCTCCAATGTACAATGTACAACATTTTGTAAAGATCGATTACGGTGCCGCACACGTAGCCGTAGTGTcctcagtaaagttgttccattatttattctccatgttataaaaGTTGCAATcatgtgattaatccacttgaaatgaaatgaattttatttttctcattttgaaatataaaaatccactttgttcagtAGAGCTGTAgcacattttacaagaaacaacttttttgaagaCATTATATATCTATCTACCTATTCAAACGGACTTCcgtgaagttttctctagattacctcttaaaatcattttttttcattttaagcttttataatgttttttttttacaaattttcaatgaCCTGCGATATTGTTCACTATAACGAGACAAAAAATTTCTTCGAAGCAAGTTTAATTTTATCTACTAAAATAATGCACTCATTCACACTTattacttttttcagaaaaattgattttggagcCGTAGtgttttcaacaaagttgttttttgatttagattcaattttatagaagttagaattttgtgattgaTCTACCTAAAAGGGAGAAATGAATTTTAATTTCCTcatttttgacccaaaaaaccaCTTCACTGAGTAAATAGTGTCATATTTCACAAGAAACAACATTGTTGAAGACACCATACTTTTATTTGCCAATCTAAGCTCAACattgtttaaatcaatttataccgaacaactttcatactccaaaataacatttttcgtttattttggcgatactcgtttttttgctttgttaactagtagaagttacctatgattaatatcgtgtttcaaatttgcggtatagaggtcgctacatcaagtttcgaccgttacagcgtctctacagcacgtgtttact from Wyeomyia smithii strain HCP4-BCI-WySm-NY-G18 chromosome 3, ASM2978416v1, whole genome shotgun sequence encodes the following:
- the LOC129729158 gene encoding odorant receptor Or2-like, whose protein sequence is MLKGVTAQIIIHYGAKLFELVSKRIKLMEQIADSNQRDCELREIIDLHNLSLEYLRHMEHTLSFSLLNITLSCLMMWCLMLFYISKNFNGANGAPLLSLFVALLGEMTVYSINGTNLQEQAAMVADAMYAYPWYREPVAMQRAVRFMIQRAQQPAGITAAKFHYIDLQSFGSMLQATYSYYLILKERF